The DNA sequence AATAGATGAATAGAGTAGATTTGTCCATATTTATCCCGGATTCACTGACGGCTGAGACAGGGGATCTCAAAATAAAGACCTACAAGGTGGTTCTCATCGCACGGGCCGCTTCGATATTCGGGGTTAAGCGTATAGTGATCTATCACGATGATGCAGATGGAGAGGCAAGGTTTATTAGGGATATCCTGACTTATATGGATACACCTCAATACCTTCGCAGGAAGGTTTTCCCGATAATGAGGGAGTTGAAACATGTGGGGATACTCCCACCTCTGAGAACTCCCCATCACCCAACCGGAAAACCCGTTACTGGTGAATACAGGCAGGGACTGACAGTTAAAAGGGTAAAGAAAGGAACTCTTGTGGATATTGGCGCAGATAAACTTGCACTGTGCAGGGAAAAACTGACAGTAAATAGGATAATGAGTTTCAGGGTTGTCAGGTTGGGTAAGGAAATACTGATAGAGCCCGATGAACCAGAAGATAGATACTGGGGATACGAGGTACTGGATACCCGGAGAAACCTCGCAGAGAGCCTTAAAACAGTAGGTGCCGATGTTGTCGTGGCAACATCCAGGAATGCTTCGCCCATTACTTCTATTCTGGATGAAGTAAAAACGAGGATGAGGGGGGCCCGCGAGGCGGCCATCCTCTTTGGCGGTCCTTACAAGGGATTACCAGAGATCGACGCGGATATATGGGTTAACACCCTTCCAGGTCAGTGTACTGAAACTGTAAGGACTGAAGAGGCTGTTTTAGCTACTCTTTCAGTATTTAACATGCTAACTCAGATTGATGAAAAAGATGAATGATGTAAGGAGGTAAAGTTAAATGGCTAGACATCATCAACCAAGAAAAGGATCAGTTGCATTCAGTCCAAGGAAAAGGGCGGC is a window from the Methanothermobacter thermautotrophicus str. Delta H genome containing:
- a CDS encoding putative RNA uridine N3 methyltransferase, which produces MNRVDLSIFIPDSLTAETGDLKIKTYKVVLIARAASIFGVKRIVIYHDDADGEARFIRDILTYMDTPQYLRRKVFPIMRELKHVGILPPLRTPHHPTGKPVTGEYRQGLTVKRVKKGTLVDIGADKLALCREKLTVNRIMSFRVVRLGKEILIEPDEPEDRYWGYEVLDTRRNLAESLKTVGADVVVATSRNASPITSILDEVKTRMRGAREAAILFGGPYKGLPEIDADIWVNTLPGQCTETVRTEEAVLATLSVFNMLTQIDEKDE